A single Curtobacterium sp. MCJR17_020 DNA region contains:
- a CDS encoding extracellular solute-binding protein: MPNRPATPASRLSRRGFLAAGAAAATVLPLAACSSPIAAGLAGSALNPETLVFWNLFGGGDGLRMQAMEDGYAKQHGGSSSLQATTFAWGNPYYSKLTLATVGNKPPDVAVAHLTRAKPLWDGDLLDPITSEDLASVGLSAADFNQKAWTAQKTDGNNIAIPLDTHPFVLFYNVDVCKKAGLLDSDGNLKDLSGMDTFESALAAVAKVTGGTALNVANVVPETATPWRFFWTMYNQINDATPFISDGGAKLTVNEDAYNEVTSRTQKWVKQGWMNKALDYATAQSLMFDGKAGFFMQGEWEISTAQSIKGLKFGMAPIPQLYDKPATQADSHTFVLPKKDRTPEQRKQHMLFIKQMLEQSLTWAEGGHVPAYIPTFDSSAYKELKPQSNYAAAAETAVFDDPAWYGGSGSTFEGTVGAQLALVQQGSSSPAQALSAIKSQLATYLNTPSPL; this comes from the coding sequence ATGCCGAACCGCCCAGCAACACCCGCGTCGCGCCTCTCGCGCCGCGGCTTCCTCGCCGCAGGAGCGGCGGCCGCGACGGTCCTGCCGCTCGCCGCGTGCTCGAGCCCGATCGCAGCCGGCCTGGCCGGCAGTGCCCTCAACCCCGAGACGCTCGTCTTCTGGAACCTCTTCGGCGGCGGTGACGGCCTCCGCATGCAGGCGATGGAGGACGGCTACGCGAAGCAGCACGGCGGATCGAGCTCGCTGCAGGCCACCACGTTCGCGTGGGGCAACCCGTACTACTCGAAGCTGACACTGGCCACCGTCGGGAACAAGCCGCCGGACGTCGCGGTCGCCCACCTGACCCGGGCGAAGCCGCTGTGGGACGGCGACCTGCTCGACCCGATCACGTCCGAGGACCTGGCGAGCGTCGGCCTCAGCGCCGCCGACTTCAACCAGAAAGCGTGGACGGCGCAGAAGACCGACGGCAACAACATCGCCATCCCGCTCGACACCCACCCCTTCGTGCTCTTCTACAACGTTGACGTGTGCAAGAAGGCGGGCCTGCTCGACAGCGACGGCAACCTCAAGGACCTGTCCGGCATGGACACGTTCGAGAGTGCCCTCGCCGCGGTCGCGAAGGTCACCGGCGGCACCGCGCTCAACGTCGCCAACGTCGTGCCGGAGACCGCCACCCCCTGGCGCTTCTTCTGGACGATGTACAACCAGATCAACGACGCGACCCCCTTCATCAGCGACGGCGGCGCGAAGCTCACCGTCAACGAGGACGCCTACAACGAGGTCACCAGCCGCACCCAGAAGTGGGTCAAGCAGGGCTGGATGAACAAGGCGCTCGACTACGCCACGGCGCAGTCCCTGATGTTCGACGGCAAGGCCGGCTTCTTCATGCAGGGCGAGTGGGAGATCAGCACGGCGCAGTCCATCAAGGGACTGAAGTTCGGCATGGCCCCGATCCCGCAGCTGTACGACAAGCCCGCGACGCAGGCGGACTCGCACACCTTCGTGCTGCCGAAGAAGGACCGCACGCCGGAGCAGCGCAAGCAGCACATGCTCTTCATCAAGCAGATGCTCGAGCAGAGCCTGACCTGGGCCGAGGGCGGGCACGTCCCCGCCTACATCCCGACCTTCGACAGCAGCGCCTACAAGGAGCTCAAGCCCCAGTCGAACTACGCGGCCGCAGCCGAGACCGCCGTGTTCGACGACCCCGCCTGGTACGGCGGCTCCGGCTCGACCTTCGAGGGCACCGTCGGCGCCCAGCTGGCACTCGTGCAGCAGGGCAGCTCGTCGCCCGCACAGGCGCTCAGTGCCATCAAGTCGCAGCTCGCGACCTACCTGAACACCCCGAGCCCCCTGTGA
- a CDS encoding sugar ABC transporter permease, with translation MTTAPVLDRPTDAATASRPRRNRTYGTSLTRGQGRSGWLFLAPFGLFYAAFLLGPTVWMIVSSFFNTSTVRTGLGSFAGFANYAEMLGRSDFWSSLWHTLQFTLYTTPPLVILAFVFAVLTNRMNRGQWFFRLAFFLPFILPSATISLIWVFIFTPATGLWASMQSAIGLTPGSGMLSSPNTAMIGVAIATVWWTLGFNFVLYLAGLQEIPRELYEAAAVDGASNWQQIKSITLPLLGRTTTLVILLQIIASLKIFDQVYLMTNGGPGISTQVSLQLITGVGFTDNRLGAASAASVLLFIVIVAIAVIRQLVERAAAKREIGA, from the coding sequence GTGACCACAGCACCTGTCCTCGACCGGCCCACGGACGCTGCCACCGCGTCGCGTCCGCGCCGGAACCGCACCTACGGCACCAGCCTCACCCGTGGCCAGGGCCGCAGTGGCTGGCTCTTCCTCGCCCCGTTCGGCCTGTTCTACGCGGCCTTCCTGCTCGGCCCGACGGTCTGGATGATCGTCTCGAGCTTCTTCAACACCTCGACCGTCCGCACGGGCCTCGGCAGCTTCGCCGGGTTCGCGAACTACGCCGAGATGCTCGGACGCTCCGACTTCTGGTCGTCGCTCTGGCACACGCTGCAGTTCACGCTGTACACGACGCCGCCGCTCGTCATCCTGGCGTTCGTCTTCGCCGTGCTGACGAACCGGATGAACCGCGGCCAGTGGTTCTTCCGACTGGCGTTCTTCCTGCCGTTCATCCTGCCGTCCGCGACGATCTCGCTCATCTGGGTGTTCATCTTCACGCCGGCGACCGGCCTGTGGGCGAGCATGCAGTCGGCCATCGGCCTCACCCCGGGCTCCGGCATGCTGTCCAGCCCGAACACCGCGATGATCGGTGTCGCGATCGCCACCGTCTGGTGGACCCTCGGCTTCAACTTCGTGCTCTACCTGGCCGGCCTGCAGGAGATCCCGCGCGAACTGTACGAGGCGGCCGCCGTCGACGGTGCGTCGAACTGGCAGCAGATCAAGTCGATCACGCTGCCGCTGCTCGGCCGCACCACGACGCTGGTCATCCTGTTGCAGATCATCGCGAGCCTGAAGATCTTCGACCAGGTGTACCTGATGACGAACGGCGGACCGGGCATCTCCACCCAGGTCTCGCTGCAGCTCATCACGGGTGTCGGCTTCACCGACAACCGACTCGGTGCCGCCTCGGCAGCGTCGGTGCTCCTGTTCATCGTGATCGTCGCGATCGCGGTCATCCGGCAGCTCGTCGAGCGCGCTGCCGCCAAGCGAGAGATCGGGGCCTGA